The Pseudodesulfovibrio sp. zrk46 genome contains a region encoding:
- a CDS encoding P-II family nitrogen regulator — MKKIEIITRTFKLDEVRTALTGIGVKGMTVNEVKGFGRQGGHKEVYRGAEYQVDFVPKIKIDVVVEDDFASEVVEAATKAAQTGQVGDGKIFVSPVEEVVRIRTGETGDDAI, encoded by the coding sequence ATGAAAAAGATTGAAATCATCACCCGGACCTTCAAGCTCGATGAGGTTCGGACGGCCCTGACCGGCATCGGCGTGAAGGGTATGACTGTGAACGAAGTCAAAGGCTTCGGACGCCAGGGTGGACACAAGGAAGTCTACCGCGGCGCAGAATATCAGGTGGACTTTGTCCCCAAGATCAAGATCGACGTGGTTGTCGAGGACGATTTCGCTTCCGAAGTCGTCGAGGCTGCCACCAAGGCTGCCCAGACCGGTCAGGTCGGCGACGGCAAGATCTTTGTTTCACCCGTGGAAGAGGTTGTCCGAATCCGCACCGGTGAGACCGGCGATGATGCCATCTAG
- a CDS encoding FlxA-like family protein, which produces MVFESSISQVSQFTDSLNVRQAPALEKTVEEQGQEARNPNQGGDIVTISPEARALIAPENSGDSNNAKGEAEKGLTLSMGQAFGLTPEQEQRANALFDELDTIFGSGKELTSDQEQRVDVIFTELDSMFPVEEELRLSAEDEKRLDALFKELDSIYANKELTPEQEKQALKLENEIESIFQNAEFAEQDGEINISSEAMQPKQETKEEATSTTDQTIDRLKEQIEKLEEEIKELEKNDTLSEKEKNSQLQQKQAQLMELNDQLVKVQQEQLKESGQAIGGGTRANGFGNSVASF; this is translated from the coding sequence ATGGTTTTTGAATCCAGCATTTCACAGGTCTCTCAATTTACTGATTCTCTGAATGTTCGACAGGCTCCGGCTTTGGAGAAAACTGTTGAGGAACAGGGACAGGAAGCTCGCAACCCGAATCAGGGCGGTGACATCGTCACCATTTCCCCTGAGGCTCGCGCACTGATTGCCCCGGAGAATTCCGGCGATTCCAACAACGCGAAAGGCGAGGCCGAGAAAGGGCTCACCTTGAGCATGGGGCAGGCCTTTGGCCTGACTCCCGAGCAGGAGCAGCGCGCCAACGCATTGTTCGATGAGTTGGACACCATCTTCGGCTCGGGCAAGGAGTTGACCTCGGATCAGGAGCAGCGCGTTGATGTCATCTTTACCGAGTTGGACTCCATGTTCCCGGTGGAAGAGGAACTTCGGTTGTCCGCTGAAGACGAGAAGCGACTCGATGCCCTGTTCAAGGAACTGGACTCCATCTACGCCAATAAAGAGCTGACTCCGGAACAGGAGAAGCAGGCTCTGAAGCTCGAGAACGAGATCGAATCCATCTTCCAGAATGCGGAGTTCGCCGAGCAGGATGGAGAAATCAACATCTCTTCCGAAGCCATGCAGCCCAAGCAGGAAACCAAGGAAGAGGCCACTTCCACCACTGACCAGACCATAGATCGCCTCAAGGAACAGATCGAGAAGCTCGAGGAAGAGATCAAGGAACTGGAAAAGAACGACACTCTGTCCGAAAAGGAAAAGAACAGCCAACTCCAGCAGAAGCAGGCCCAGCTCATGGAGCTGAATGATCAGCTCGTGAAGGTCCAGCAGGAACAGCTCAAGGAGTCTGGCCAGGCCATCGGCGGTGGTACTCGAGCCAACGGCTTCGGTAACAGCGTGGCATCTTTCTAG
- a CDS encoding transporter substrate-binding domain-containing protein → MIMIRLCAALLLTFFLLSPSVAGAQELFVLTIPSPPYNYEEDGHVAGMATEVVREAFRRMGIEGKFAMIPWKRGLQMVKNGEADAIFRASLTENRTGYMLFPDEPLDVGEVVAFRRKGSEAAVSVDFTDAQGLRTGIGLGFSYGEAFDKNFKAARFAKVDYGITTQQNMKKLMEDRIDLLFVNKVVGWHTARQLGLEDKVEVATDRQGREVVYVTDDNYLAFSKKTVMPELVARFTETLREIKRDGTYDAIFGGK, encoded by the coding sequence ATGATCATGATACGACTGTGTGCTGCCTTGCTCCTTACATTTTTCTTGTTATCCCCGTCGGTTGCCGGGGCGCAGGAGCTGTTTGTCCTGACCATCCCCAGCCCCCCTTATAATTATGAGGAGGATGGGCACGTGGCTGGCATGGCCACCGAAGTGGTCCGGGAGGCGTTCCGTCGCATGGGCATCGAAGGCAAATTTGCCATGATTCCCTGGAAGCGGGGTTTGCAGATGGTTAAGAATGGCGAGGCAGATGCCATCTTTCGGGCTTCGCTGACAGAGAATCGCACAGGCTACATGCTGTTTCCCGACGAGCCGCTGGATGTCGGCGAGGTGGTTGCCTTTCGACGTAAGGGATCGGAGGCTGCCGTATCGGTGGATTTCACAGATGCGCAGGGCCTGCGGACGGGTATCGGTCTAGGGTTCTCCTATGGTGAAGCGTTTGACAAAAACTTCAAGGCCGCCCGCTTTGCCAAGGTGGATTACGGCATCACCACCCAGCAGAACATGAAGAAACTCATGGAAGATCGGATCGATCTTCTCTTCGTCAACAAGGTTGTGGGATGGCATACGGCACGGCAGCTTGGACTGGAGGACAAGGTGGAGGTCGCCACTGATCGTCAGGGCCGGGAAGTCGTCTATGTGACGGATGACAACTACCTCGCCTTCTCCAAAAAGACCGTGATGCCGGAGCTGGTCGCCCGTTTTACCGAAACGCTCAGGGAGATAAAGCGGGACGGTACCTATGATGCCATCTTCGGCGGCAAGTAG
- a CDS encoding PaaI family thioesterase, which produces MSEYIENPFEDGHCFFCGPDNADGLNLKFKHDKEAGEVVCEYVPEQRFQGQGHVFHGGMQMGLLDEAMWWTGYAQTGVKEAVTINASFRFLRPVYIGEPVTIACKVKSFEKGSIKLSGAIINKDGKKCTVVRGEYRVITDQYETVIER; this is translated from the coding sequence ATGAGCGAATATATCGAGAATCCATTTGAAGATGGGCATTGCTTCTTCTGCGGCCCTGACAATGCTGATGGGCTTAATCTCAAGTTCAAGCACGACAAGGAGGCCGGGGAAGTGGTCTGCGAGTATGTCCCGGAGCAGCGATTTCAGGGGCAGGGCCACGTCTTCCATGGTGGCATGCAGATGGGACTCCTCGATGAAGCCATGTGGTGGACAGGGTATGCCCAGACCGGCGTGAAGGAGGCTGTCACCATCAATGCGAGTTTTCGTTTTCTCCGACCCGTCTACATCGGTGAGCCTGTCACCATCGCCTGCAAGGTGAAGTCGTTTGAGAAAGGTTCTATCAAACTTTCAGGAGCCATCATCAACAAGGATGGAAAGAAGTGTACCGTGGTTCGGGGTGAATATCGCGTCATCACGGATCAGTATGAGACGGTGATTGAGCGGTGA
- a CDS encoding transporter substrate-binding domain-containing protein — MRIVTLHSPPIAFEQGGKITGFGVDLVREGLRRMGHTATVNIIPWKRAVHMTRFGDADAIFYMVENVERRKWFYFPDEHLVMETTVMLKRAGESFGFSRDRTDYPEVRLGLGLGYYYGPELKEFLDNAEFESIETAPAIETNFFKLLEKRIDVFLSDLALAQYFLKERASGHIVSIVRGPDGEPLVLDSVKSYLAFSKETMSREMADAFADTLKEMKEDGTCERIINKYR; from the coding sequence TTGCGCATAGTCACCCTTCATTCTCCTCCCATTGCATTTGAACAAGGCGGCAAGATTACCGGTTTCGGTGTCGATTTGGTGCGTGAAGGGCTGCGCCGTATGGGACACACCGCGACGGTCAACATCATTCCGTGGAAACGGGCGGTCCACATGACGCGCTTCGGCGATGCCGACGCCATTTTCTATATGGTGGAAAACGTCGAGCGGCGGAAATGGTTCTACTTCCCGGATGAGCATCTGGTCATGGAGACCACGGTCATGCTCAAGCGGGCAGGTGAATCCTTTGGCTTCTCCCGCGACCGGACCGATTATCCGGAAGTCCGCCTTGGTCTGGGGCTCGGGTATTACTACGGCCCGGAACTCAAGGAATTCCTTGATAATGCGGAGTTTGAATCCATTGAGACCGCTCCGGCCATTGAGACCAATTTTTTCAAGCTGCTGGAGAAGCGGATCGATGTGTTCCTGTCCGATCTGGCGCTGGCGCAGTATTTTCTGAAGGAGCGCGCCTCTGGGCATATCGTGTCCATTGTCCGTGGGCCGGACGGTGAGCCGCTCGTTCTAGATTCGGTCAAATCCTACCTCGCTTTTTCCAAGGAAACCATGTCCCGTGAAATGGCCGACGCCTTTGCCGACACCCTCAAGGAAATGAAGGAAGACGGCACCTGCGAGCGCATTATCAACAAATATCGTTGA
- a CDS encoding ammonium transporter yields the protein MNLVDNAFILICAALVMFMTPGLALFYGGLVRSKNVLATIMQSFIMLGLVSVLWAICGYSLSFGSDIGGLIGGLDFAFLNGVGMDNLNSPADNLPHLTFMIFQCMFAVITPALISGAFAERMKFAGFMVFSALWLILVYAPMCHWVWGGGWMGEMGALDFAGGAVVHMSSGAAALCCAILIGKRKGHGSTAFIPHNLPMTILGAGILWFGWFGFNAGSALAADGLAANAFVTTHMATAAAALSWIVAEWMHGGKATTLGAASGAVAGLVAITPAAGFVTPMWAIVIGLGAGVICYGGIMLKNKFGYDDALDVVGIHGLGGTYGALVTGVFATVGAEGLIAGNANQLWIQFVSVVATWAFCFAMTFIIFKVVDATIGLKASDEEQDKGMDIAEHSETGYQW from the coding sequence ATGAATCTTGTAGACAACGCTTTCATCCTTATTTGTGCTGCCCTGGTCATGTTCATGACCCCGGGCCTGGCTCTGTTCTACGGCGGTCTGGTCCGCTCGAAAAACGTCCTTGCCACTATCATGCAGTCGTTCATCATGCTGGGATTGGTGTCCGTACTGTGGGCTATCTGTGGTTATTCTCTCTCCTTCGGTTCCGATATCGGCGGCCTCATCGGCGGTCTGGACTTCGCGTTCCTGAATGGTGTGGGAATGGACAACCTTAATTCCCCGGCAGACAATCTGCCTCACCTGACCTTTATGATTTTCCAGTGCATGTTCGCAGTCATCACCCCCGCACTGATCTCAGGCGCATTCGCCGAACGCATGAAGTTTGCCGGCTTCATGGTGTTCTCGGCCCTGTGGCTGATCCTGGTCTACGCCCCCATGTGCCACTGGGTCTGGGGCGGCGGCTGGATGGGTGAAATGGGCGCTCTTGACTTCGCTGGCGGCGCAGTCGTTCACATGAGCTCCGGTGCCGCGGCACTGTGTTGCGCCATCCTCATCGGTAAGCGCAAAGGCCATGGCTCCACTGCCTTTATCCCGCACAATCTGCCCATGACCATTCTGGGCGCAGGCATCCTCTGGTTCGGTTGGTTCGGCTTCAATGCCGGCTCCGCTCTGGCTGCTGATGGCCTTGCAGCCAACGCATTCGTCACCACACACATGGCTACCGCAGCCGCAGCCCTCTCCTGGATCGTTGCAGAGTGGATGCACGGCGGCAAAGCCACCACTCTGGGTGCCGCATCCGGCGCAGTCGCGGGTCTGGTCGCCATCACCCCGGCTGCCGGTTTCGTGACCCCCATGTGGGCCATCGTCATCGGTCTGGGCGCAGGCGTCATCTGCTACGGCGGCATCATGCTCAAGAACAAGTTCGGTTACGATGACGCCCTCGATGTGGTCGGTATCCACGGTCTTGGCGGCACATACGGCGCTCTGGTCACTGGCGTATTCGCCACTGTGGGCGCTGAAGGCCTCATCGCAGGCAACGCCAACCAGCTCTGGATCCAGTTCGTTTCCGTGGTCGCCACCTGGGCATTCTGTTTCGCCATGACCTTCATCATCTTCAAGGTTGTCGACGCCACCATCGGCCTCAAGGCTTCTGACGAAGAGCAGGACAAGGGCATGGACATCGCTGAGCATTCTGAAACCGGCTATCAGTGGTAG
- a CDS encoding patatin-like phospholipase family protein has product MKYISRIHLCTHIAMALLLMTTMAGCGLKRQAVPVELQHEAVMPDFDEIRFYGDTVFKAPEEMAEDWKKGAALYANDEPLIFLSLSGGGADGAFGAGFLSGWSARGDRPEFRVVSGVSTGALIAPFAFLGPEYDNLVEMFYTTFDTDKIAKMRPIGSALAGDSLMTTEPLRHQLKTFVTAEVIRKIAKAHRKGRRLFIGTTNLDEMRPVYWDIGEIAQYDNPKAHQLIRDVILASASVPVAFPPVYFHVEADGVTYDEMHVDGGVTNQVFAYPVSVRLGEVMEKMGDTRKVKLYIIRNDALVSSGIQVEPTLNAIATRSLAGLIRNQGIGDLYRMYATAQRDGVDYNLAFIPPSFNEESDEMFDPTYMKKLYRVGFKMAMGDNPWHKCPPEDLAPHH; this is encoded by the coding sequence ATGAAATACATTTCCCGAATACATCTTTGCACACATATCGCGATGGCCTTGCTCTTGATGACCACAATGGCTGGTTGCGGCCTTAAACGACAGGCCGTGCCAGTGGAATTGCAACATGAAGCGGTCATGCCGGATTTCGATGAGATCCGTTTCTACGGCGATACTGTTTTCAAGGCCCCGGAAGAGATGGCCGAAGACTGGAAAAAAGGCGCTGCCCTGTATGCCAATGACGAGCCGCTCATTTTTCTGAGCCTGTCCGGTGGCGGTGCTGATGGCGCCTTTGGAGCCGGATTCCTTTCCGGGTGGTCGGCCCGCGGAGACCGTCCCGAATTCCGAGTGGTATCAGGCGTGTCCACCGGCGCACTCATTGCGCCCTTTGCCTTCCTCGGGCCGGAATACGACAATCTCGTGGAGATGTTCTACACCACCTTCGACACAGACAAGATCGCCAAGATGCGCCCCATTGGCTCGGCGCTGGCCGGGGATTCCCTCATGACCACCGAGCCCCTGCGCCACCAGCTCAAGACCTTTGTGACTGCAGAGGTCATCCGCAAGATCGCCAAGGCCCACCGCAAAGGGCGGCGGTTATTCATCGGCACCACCAACCTCGACGAGATGCGGCCCGTGTATTGGGATATTGGCGAGATTGCCCAGTACGACAACCCCAAGGCGCACCAACTCATTCGCGACGTCATTCTCGCCTCGGCCTCGGTGCCGGTGGCCTTCCCGCCCGTATATTTCCATGTGGAAGCAGACGGCGTCACTTATGATGAAATGCACGTGGACGGCGGCGTCACCAATCAGGTGTTCGCCTACCCCGTGTCTGTTCGACTGGGGGAAGTGATGGAAAAGATGGGCGACACCCGAAAGGTGAAGCTCTACATCATCCGCAACGACGCGCTGGTGTCCAGCGGCATTCAGGTGGAGCCGACGCTGAACGCCATCGCCACCCGGTCACTGGCAGGACTGATCCGTAATCAGGGGATCGGCGACCTCTATCGGATGTACGCCACAGCGCAACGGGATGGTGTGGACTACAATCTCGCCTTTATCCCGCCCTCCTTCAATGAGGAGTCCGACGAGATGTTCGACCCGACATACATGAAGAAGCTCTACCGCGTGGGATTCAAGATGGCCATGGGCGACAATCCCTGGCACAAATGCCCACCAGAAGATCTCGCTCCGCACCATTAA
- a CDS encoding transporter substrate-binding domain-containing protein: MRYLLGIFLFLFCLHVPAAHAQSLRVVTLYGPPYGYEVDDRVEGIAADLVREGLGRIGYEAEITIVPWKWGLEMVRVGQADAIFKALKSTEREEYLHFPEEPLVLERTVGFKADDTNVRLGQDFSGAESIRLGVGAGFIYGSPVDEIIAKNPFKKIDPAPTVERSLEKLLAGRVDVVLADKIPAVYSARRHGMVYRLETLVDEEGHEIVFSRAPTYLAFSKKTSSKDLAKRFSEALKAIKADGTYYTILKRYNVMSLDIQFEEQ; this comes from the coding sequence ATGCGATACCTTCTTGGAATCTTCCTTTTCTTGTTCTGCCTTCATGTTCCGGCTGCTCATGCGCAGTCATTGCGTGTCGTTACGTTATACGGCCCGCCCTATGGGTATGAAGTTGATGACCGTGTTGAAGGCATCGCGGCCGACCTTGTGCGGGAAGGGCTCGGCCGGATCGGCTACGAGGCGGAGATTACCATTGTGCCGTGGAAGTGGGGATTGGAAATGGTGCGCGTCGGTCAGGCAGACGCCATCTTCAAAGCCCTCAAGTCTACCGAGCGGGAGGAATACCTGCATTTTCCTGAGGAACCGCTCGTTCTGGAGCGAACAGTCGGGTTCAAGGCTGACGACACCAACGTTCGGCTTGGTCAGGACTTTTCCGGCGCGGAGTCCATTCGGCTCGGTGTGGGGGCCGGCTTTATCTACGGCTCTCCGGTGGACGAAATCATTGCGAAGAATCCTTTCAAGAAGATCGATCCTGCTCCTACCGTGGAGCGGAGCCTGGAGAAACTGCTGGCTGGCAGAGTGGATGTCGTGCTGGCAGACAAAATCCCGGCCGTCTACTCCGCCAGAAGGCACGGTATGGTGTACCGTCTGGAAACTCTGGTCGACGAAGAGGGGCATGAGATCGTGTTCAGCAGAGCTCCCACCTACCTTGCCTTTTCCAAAAAGACCTCCTCCAAAGATTTGGCCAAGCGGTTTTCCGAAGCACTCAAGGCTATTAAGGCGGACGGCACATACTATACAATCCTCAAGCGTTACAACGTGATGAGTTTGGATATCCAATTTGAGGAGCAGTAG
- the acs gene encoding acetate--CoA ligase, whose protein sequence is MSEEKKIESLQKEGQIFQPDADMQGQAWIKSMEDYEAENERALNDPETYWGERANDLLSWFSDFDKVLEADYDKPEFKWFSGGKTNVSYNCLDRHLTDGRRNKAALIWQGEPEEDTRVYTYQMLHTEVCRFANVLKKKGVKRGDRVSLYMPMIPELAIAMLACTRLGAPHSIVFAGFSSIALQSRIEDAEAKVLVTADAVLRAGKTIPLKPNADEALKDCPSVEQCIVVQRGGNEINMVEGRDSWWHDEMTAEDITSDCPCEEMESEDPLFILYTSGSTGKPKGVLHTTGGYLTYAAHTTQYVFDVKDDDVYWCTADIGWITGHSYIVYGPLALGATSVMFEGVPSYPKPDRFWQIVDKFKVNIFYTAPTVIRALMREGEEWTKHYDLSSLRLLGSVGEPINPEAWLWYHNNIGGGKLPIVDTWWQTETGGIMISALPYATPLKPGSATRALPGISAKIVRRDGSPADANEGGHLIIDKPWPGMLRNVWGNPERYKSTYFAGFPGAYEAGDGARVDDDGYFWIMGRLDDVINVSGHRMGTAEIESALVAHADVAEAAVVGMPHDIKGETIYAYVTLKSGIEPDDDLMKELKVWVRKEIGPIATPEFIQFADGLPKTRSGKIMRRVLRKIVEGSDEFGDTSTLADPGVVTDLVEGNKDLVS, encoded by the coding sequence ATGAGCGAAGAGAAGAAAATCGAGAGTTTGCAAAAAGAAGGACAGATATTTCAGCCGGATGCGGATATGCAGGGCCAGGCCTGGATCAAGTCCATGGAAGATTACGAGGCCGAGAACGAGCGCGCCCTGAACGACCCCGAAACCTACTGGGGCGAGCGCGCCAATGACCTTCTTTCCTGGTTCTCCGATTTCGACAAGGTATTGGAAGCGGATTACGACAAACCCGAATTCAAGTGGTTCTCAGGCGGCAAGACCAACGTCTCCTACAACTGCCTGGACCGTCATCTCACCGATGGCCGCCGCAACAAGGCAGCCCTCATCTGGCAGGGTGAGCCCGAAGAAGACACCCGCGTCTACACCTACCAGATGCTCCACACCGAGGTGTGCCGCTTCGCCAACGTCCTCAAGAAGAAAGGCGTTAAGCGTGGCGACCGTGTTTCCCTGTACATGCCCATGATTCCCGAGCTGGCCATTGCCATGCTCGCCTGTACCCGCCTTGGTGCACCGCATTCCATCGTCTTTGCAGGTTTCTCCTCCATTGCGCTCCAGTCCCGCATCGAAGATGCCGAGGCCAAAGTGCTCGTCACTGCCGACGCCGTTCTGCGCGCTGGCAAGACCATCCCGCTCAAGCCCAACGCTGACGAAGCTCTCAAGGATTGTCCCTCTGTTGAGCAGTGCATCGTGGTTCAGCGTGGTGGCAACGAGATCAACATGGTCGAAGGCCGCGACTCCTGGTGGCACGACGAGATGACCGCCGAGGACATCACTTCCGATTGTCCCTGTGAAGAGATGGAATCCGAAGATCCGTTGTTCATCCTTTACACCTCCGGTTCCACCGGCAAGCCCAAGGGTGTGCTGCACACCACCGGCGGCTACCTGACTTACGCAGCCCACACCACCCAGTACGTGTTCGACGTGAAAGACGACGACGTTTACTGGTGTACAGCTGATATCGGCTGGATCACCGGTCACTCCTACATCGTGTACGGCCCCCTCGCTCTGGGCGCCACCTCCGTGATGTTCGAGGGCGTTCCGTCCTATCCGAAGCCGGACCGTTTCTGGCAGATCGTGGACAAGTTCAAGGTCAATATTTTCTACACCGCACCTACCGTTATCCGCGCCCTCATGCGTGAAGGCGAAGAGTGGACCAAGCATTACGATCTCTCCTCGCTGCGTCTGCTCGGTTCGGTCGGTGAGCCCATCAACCCCGAAGCATGGCTCTGGTACCACAACAACATCGGCGGCGGTAAGCTGCCCATCGTGGATACCTGGTGGCAGACCGAGACTGGCGGTATCATGATCTCCGCCTTGCCGTACGCCACCCCGCTCAAGCCCGGTTCCGCCACTCGCGCGCTGCCCGGCATTTCCGCCAAGATCGTTCGCCGCGACGGCTCTCCTGCCGATGCCAACGAAGGCGGGCACCTCATCATCGACAAGCCGTGGCCCGGCATGCTCCGCAATGTTTGGGGCAACCCCGAGCGTTACAAGTCCACCTACTTCGCCGGGTTCCCCGGAGCCTACGAAGCCGGTGACGGCGCCCGCGTGGACGATGACGGCTACTTCTGGATCATGGGTCGTCTTGATGACGTCATCAACGTCTCCGGTCATCGCATGGGTACCGCAGAGATCGAATCCGCCCTCGTGGCCCACGCCGACGTGGCCGAAGCCGCAGTCGTCGGTATGCCGCACGACATCAAGGGCGAGACCATTTACGCTTACGTCACCCTTAAGTCCGGCATCGAGCCCGACGACGATCTGATGAAGGAACTCAAGGTTTGGGTGCGCAAGGAAATCGGCCCCATCGCCACTCCCGAGTTCATCCAGTTCGCAGACGGTCTGCCCAAGACCCGCTCCGGCAAGATTATGCGTCGAGTGCTCCGCAAGATCGTTGAAGGTTCCGACGAGTTCGGTGATACCTCCACACTCGCCGATCCGGGTGTCGTGACCGATCTGGTCGAAGGAAACAAGGATTTGGTCAGCTAG